A window of Trichoderma atroviride chromosome 3, complete sequence contains these coding sequences:
- a CDS encoding uncharacterized protein (BUSCO:EOG092D4EPH): protein MFLQRTAIAAARRAAVAPAIARGFTTSIARRSAGPTTPSEQAAALAGTAQKKVGTYKTISEVKTEDDLIGPGGQPGAVPTDLEQATGLERLEILGKMEGVDVFDMRPLDASRKGTMENPILVRSAGDEQLAGCTGYPVDSHTVIWLGLSKERPVERCPECGGVYKMEYIGPEDHGHDHGHGHHAQEIAEPKTFADFVKPEYRYQ, encoded by the exons ATGTTCTTGCAACGAACTGCTATTGCTGCGGCTCGCCGCGCCGCCGTCGCTCCGGCCATTGCTCGCGGCTTCACCACCTCTATTGCTCGCC GTTCTGCTGGTCCTACAACCCCCAGTgagcaggctgctgctcttgccgGCACCGCCCAGAAGAAGGTTGGAACTTACAAGACCATCTCCG AGGTCAAGACCGAGGACGACCTCATCGGACCTGGTGGCCAGCCCGGCGCCGTCCCTACCGATCTCGAGCAGGCCACCGGTCTTGAGCGTCTGGAAATCCTCGGAAAGATGGAGGGCGTAGACGTTTTCGACATGCGACCCCTCGACGCCAGCCGCAAGGGAACCATGGAGAACCCCATCCTGGTGCGCTCCGCCGgcgatgagcagcttgctggCTGCACCGGCTATCCCGTCGACTCCCACACCGTTATCTGGCTCGGC CTTTCCAAGGAGCGTCCTGTGGAGCGATGCCCCGAGTGCGGCGGCGTCTACAAGATGGAGTACATCGGACCCGAGGACCACGGCCACGACCACGGACACGGCCACCACGCCCAGGAGATTGCCGAGCCCAAGACCTTTGCCGACTTTGTCAAGCCCGAGTACCGCTACCAGTAA
- a CDS encoding uncharacterized protein (EggNog:ENOG41) encodes MEPMYKLACKISDLQCLQNQGKLGMDPFDFIRWRVIKKAASMLVMPGDTPRGFLRSIVYRLGDDCNDTKGKAYEDTVMRQAALLSARERHLLNSYGPKKKFIKSVGRQTQLPFRPVIRNVQRQAPRLLSADVRNSAQKASTAQARRNEAQRAQRARRNAAPSIYTGVNDYRARQQQRQQAQQRENEQ; translated from the coding sequence ATGGAGCCCATGTATAAGCTTGCCTGCAAGATATCCGACCTTCAATGCTTGCAAAACCAGGGCAAACTTGGCATGGATCCATTTGACTTTATTAGGTGGCGAGTGATCAAGAAAGCAGCGAGCATGCTTGTCATGCCCGGCGACACTCCGAGAGGCTTCCTTCGCTCAATCGTCTACAGGCTCGGAGATGACTGCAACGACACCAAGGGGAAAGCATACGAAGATACGGTAATGAGACAGGCTGCCCTTCTGTCGGCTCGCGAGAGACACCTCCTCAACAGCTATGGCCCAAAGAAGAAGTTCATCAAGAGCGTTGGGCGGCAGACGCAGCTGCCCTTCAGACCCGTCATCCGGAACGTCCAAAGACAGGCACCGAGACTGTTGAGTGCCGATGTGCGTAACAGCGCTCAAAAGGCGTCGACAGCGCAGGCCAGACGCAACGAAGCGCAGCGAGCACAACGAGCCCGACGCAATGCAGCGCCCTCCATCTATACTGGCGTTAACGATTATCGAGccaggcagcagcaacgacaGCAGGCTCAGCAACGCGAGAACGAGCAATAA
- a CDS encoding uncharacterized protein (EggNog:ENOG41) has product MAAFHPETGITHLCLDNEEDQATLLRVLQTPFEQIYKLSPDGKTYLEPPLLRGTPVERINESHEY; this is encoded by the coding sequence ATGGCAGCTTTCCATCCAGAAACGGGCATTACTCATCTTTGCCTGGACAACGAAGAAGATCAAGCCACCCTCCTAAGAGTACTCCAGACCCCCTTTGAGCAGATATACAAGCTTTCGCCAGACGGAAAGACTTACCTGGAGCCGCCTCTGCTTCGAGGAACTCCGGTGGAGCGAATCAACGAGTCTCATGAGTACTAG